TATCTTCTATCATCTTTCTATTAATCTCTCCATCTATCCCATTACTCAAGTGATTATCCCATTGATTCCTTTTATCTTGAGAAACTTGTATGATGCAGATGGTGAATGGTACACTTAACAATTTCCAACATAGAGATGCACCTTATCTCTGCCATTGCTCTGCTAGAGTTCCAAGGTTTGGAAAGAAAAGAGTACTACTTGCCTTTTGCCCAGGTTCTAGCTTTCATGTGCATTGGAGAAATTATTCACTGCTCCACAAGGCAAAGACAATTTGACATTCACACATCCATTAGCCTCTTCCTTCACTGGAGGGaataacttttttaaagagaTCTCTAAACATTTCTTAGAAATTAAATGTAAAGTTTATGTTTTATcagaactatattttattttatttgggggaggGGAAAATCTTCTGGAGATGGGGATAGTGCTGGTTGTACAAAAGACCTAGATTTCTTAAACAGTATTTGCAAGATGAAGAATCATAGAACGATGGTGGGATTTGAATAGTTCTACAAATAATAAAGGGTAAAAAAGTGTGGGTAGAAATTTATCATGCACATCTAGAAAAGGTCAAATGTTAgggtctttttgttttcattaaggACATTCATTATGTgttggaaaattagaaaaagcagagaggaaaggaTTTATTAACTGCACAAACATAGCTCTTTTAGCTTTATTCAGCATGTCCTTTACATAACACTATGGTAGGGATCCTAATGTCTGATCCCATCTATTCACTATGAAATGACTGcagtttaatattaaaaatttgctACCACCCAAATGTATTAAAAGTTCACAATACCAAGCATCTCTATCCAGTTCAGCTCTATACACTTGCTGTTTGATTACATGGTCTTGCCAAATTTACTTCTAACATTTATCCACACACATATTCAGGTTTATTATAGCAATTAATTATCAATCAATGTCTAAATTTATCTATCTGAGCCCACAAGGCTCTCATGGGTGGGGTGTGAGTATTTTCCAAGGATCATAATTTCTGAACAACAAGTTAGAACATGTGCAAAAGGCAAGTAGTACTCTTTTCTTTCCAAGTTGATTTTTATCAACTTCAGAAATGACTGGACAAAAGTACATTTAGTTAATGACTTCACTAGGTGACAACACAGACTTACACAAAGCTTTGCAATATATTCTGGAGtgagagaaatattttctttttgagctgAAATTAGAAGACCCTGATGCACTTGCTATATttgggaacaaaaaaaaaacttcagctTATTGGGAGGTTGTGGGGACACCCTGCAGCTTTGAGACCAATGTCTTGATAGTTGGGTAGGCCTGGCTCTTTGCTGCTCTGTCACCTATTTGCTTACATCAACAGAAGCCACCTGCTGTTTTGTGAGCTGTCCCCAAGACCCCTCATGGTGAGGAACTGAGGGAGGCCTCTTGCCATCAGGAAGGACCTAAATCCTCCCCATGACCAAAAAAGTTGGTTTGATTGGGATAGGGAATGCAGATAATAGAAAGAGTGTGTGGGATTTATAGCCATGAGATGACTGCAACTTTAGCAACCCCTTGACTCTATGCTTGTTGGAAACTTTGGAATATTTGAAGGAGTTGAAAGTTACCAACAACTGTGTAAAGATCAGTATTTTACACTATACCAACATATATCACTTTGACAAAACACCGGAGTtgaattcttatttatatttaaaaaaaaaaaaaaaaaaaaaaaaaaaaaaaaccttaaattatCAACGCATAAAATCCCAAATCACAAGAAAGGTGTatggaaataaaaacaggaaGTTCTCATTAGAGACATAAATCTGAATTGCAAAAATGAGAATAGTATCATTGTAATACAATCCCTTATTTACCTGATTCATTAAATGaatttacaaatttatatttttggggagtaccagggattgaactcaggggcactcgaccactgagccacatcctcagccctattttgtattttattttgagatggtctcattgacttgcttagcacctcgctttttgtaaggctggctttgaactcgtgatcctcctgcctcagcctcctgagtcgctgggattattggcaggtgccatcacacctggcaaatttacaaacataaaaacagtcattttttttttctttaggtaggAACAGATTTATTTCATTGACTATGAATTCAGAAGTAGAAGAGCAGTGACTATGATTCTATGAAACGAACTTTTCTTTTGACAAccatattactttaatttttgaattatttttgaacTAAAATTCACACAACCCCAATTCACTCTGTAAAGTATAAAATGAAGTAATTTGAACATATTAACATggttgtgcagccatcaccactacctaattccagaatattttaataacctcaaaaaatggaatcatgtaatacatgattttttttgtctgccttctatcatttaacataatgttttcaagactCATCTAAATTTTGGCATATATTAATATGACATTCATTATCATGGCTGAATCACATTCATGGATATGTGGATATATCACATTAagttatccattcatcagttgatggatattttggCTTTCCTAGATCTGGGAAGTTATGAAAAATGGtacaataaacatttttgtggATATTTATGTGTGAAAGTTTTCAGTTTTcctgggtatataccaaggattTAAATTACTGACTCATATGATAACTATGTGATGAACTATTTGAGGAACTGAAAATTTTGTTCCCAAAATGGCtaaaccattttacattcccactggATTGGTCTGAAAGTTCCGATTCTCTGTGTCTTTGCCAacaatttttattgtctttttgtttttttaattgggtgTGAAGTTGCATCTCATTGCGGCTTTGATTTAGATCTTCCTCACTAATagtgttgagtattttttttccatgagctTATAATTGTTTGCGGAGTATAAGAAATTAAGCATGtcatttagaggaagaaaagagccAGAAATTGAAATTCAGTGCATTTGCTTCTGGGCCTAAAAAAATCTCCTGAGTTCTGAGGTCAGTGATCCATCAAGGACAAGAGGCTGCTCTCTGAGGAGTCTCCCCGTGCCCCTTCacatccttgttcctcaggctgtagatgaaggggttcaacatgggggtgaccacagtgtacatcacTGAGGCGATCATGGTTCTTTGGGAAGAATGGGCCCCAGCAGAATTGAGGTATTCCACAAGGCCTGTTCCATAGAACAAGGAGACCACACAGAGAtgagacccacaggtggaaaATGCTTTAGACTTGCTCACAAAGGAGGACATCCTCAATAAGGAGGAGACAATCTGAAAGTAGGAGTAGAGGATCTCAGCAACAGGAAATACAACCAGCAGGGCAGTTGAAACATACATAGTGATGATACCCATGAGAGTATCAGAGCTGGCCACCTTGAAAAGCtgaggcacttcacagaagaaaggaGGGATTTCAGTGCCCATAGAGAAGGTCAGTTGCTTCAACAGTAGAATATGAACCAGGGAGACCCAGAACATGATGGTCCAAGACATCAGAACCAGGAGGACACAGAGCTGACCATCAAATTTTATGATGACTGTGTATTTCAGtgggtggcagatggccacaaagtGGTCATAGGCCATAACGGTCAGTAGCATATTATCCGTTCcaacaaaaatcataaaaaaatatacTTGAGCAAGACATTCTAAGTAGGAAATCTCTTTGCTGCTTGCATGAATGTTCAACAGCATCTGTGGGATTATGGTAGATGTAAAACATGAGGGTGTGGCAGTGGGATCAGAGCTgacagccaggatgatgagcaggctcccaagcactgtgaccaggtacatggacaggaataGTCCAAAGAGGAGGGGC
This genomic interval from Marmota flaviventris isolate mMarFla1 chromosome 1, mMarFla1.hap1, whole genome shotgun sequence contains the following:
- the LOC114107828 gene encoding olfactory receptor 7D4-like, with amino-acid sequence MYLVTVLGSLLIILAVSSDPTATPSCFTSTIIPQMLLNIHASSKEISYLECLAQVYFFMIFVGTDNMLLTVMAYDHFVAICHPLKYTVIIKFDGQLCVLLVLMSWTIMFWVSLVHILLLKQLTFSMGTEIPPFFCEVPQLFKVASSDTLMGIITMYVSTALLVVFPVAEILYSYFQIVSSLLRMSSFVSKSKAFSTCGSHLCVVSLFYGTGLVEYLNSAGAHSSQRTMIASVMYTVVTPMLNPFIYSLRNKDVKGHGETPQRAASCP